In the Ignavibacteria bacterium genome, GTTGTGAATCATATGCTGTCAACGGGAAGAAAATTCCGCACGAAAGATATTGCAATCCTTGCAAAGATAGTTTGGCTGTTTGTGATTTAGAGGGCTGCAGAAAGATGCCATCCCGGTTTGTTGAGATGGCATCTTTTCTAATGAAAAATTATTTCAGCAGTATCATCTTCTTCAGCTCGGAAAATTTTCCGGCTGTCAGTTTATAAAAATACACTCCACTTGATAGGTTATTTGCAGCAGAAAATTTAACTAAATGTTTTCCTGCTTGTTTAAACTCATTCACTAAGGTTTGAACTTCTCTTCCTAGAACATCATAAACTTTTAGAGTTACAAAGCTCGGCTTTTGTAATTCATAGCTTATAACAGTAGATGGATTAAACGGATTCGGATAGTTTTGATACAGAGAATATGAGTGAATTGAGAACGATTCATCGTCAACTGATGTAACTCCAGTAACTCCATTTTCATTATATATAGCAAGACCATGTGAAAACGTCCCTATCCACTTATTATTAAATCTATCAATCTTCATTGATATTATGCTCCAAGGGTTAGTAACATCCGGAAATGTCGTGAAAGTAGTTCCATCAAATTTAACTAAACCACGATCCGTTCCAATCCATAAGTTATTATCTTTGTCCACAGTAATAACATTTATAAAATTATTTGGCATTGGGGAGTTAGAAGTATTGTATGAAATAAATGTACTGTCGTTTACCCATTTCAGTAATCCTTGATCTGCAGTGCCTAACCATCTAACTCCGTTCAGATCTTTTGCGAAAGAAAAAAATCTTTGTGATGGCATCGTGGTATTAGTCGTATCGAATATTTTCCAAGTATCATTATATAAAAGTACGAGCCCTTTATAAGAACAAATCCATAATGAATCCCCCTCCTTCTTCACTTGTCCCCCATATCCAGTTGGCATAGGTGAATTGATTGGACTAAAAAGTGTAAAATTAGAATTATCAAACTTTATCAAGCCATAACGTGTTGGGGAGAACGACCATTTATTACCGTTATTATCAATTTCCATTTGTGGGAATTTTGTATATCCCATAGCTCCAATTCCTTCATACTTATATACATTCCAATTAATTCCATCAAATTTATAAAATCGGTAGCCATGGTCTATCCAATTACAATTTGAACTATCCACTTTTACCGCAGTAAATTGCCATGGGAGTGTGTCTCTTACAGAGATGTTCCAGTGAGTCCAGTTTATTCCATCATATTTAAGTAAACCAGAGTGAAAACCATATAAAGAGTAACCGATCCAAAAATTGTCATAGTTATCAATTTCTATTGAGTTAACTATGTCAAATTCTAAATCCGAATTAACTCTATTAATAAACAACCATTGATTTGTTTGCGCGAGATTTATGTTTGTTAAAAATAATAGCAACAAAATTATAACTTTTAATTTCATTGTATATCTCCTTTTGTATTTAGTATAAACTTAAATAAAGAAGTAAATAGATATTTTCTCTATTTACCTAATAACTATCATCTTTTTAATATCATAAAAATCACCAACATTAATTTTATAAAAGTAAACTCCACTTGTTAGATTACTTGCTTCAAATTCAATTTGATATTTACCTTGTAATTTGAACTCATTCACTAAAGTTTTTATCTTTCTTCCCAAAAAATCATATAGATTTATTGTCACAAAGCCTTCTATAGGCAAATAGTAACTGATGAATGTTGTTGGATTACCCGAATGGGTGGCTTCGCCAAATGGATTGGGATAATTTTGATTTAAAGTAAAAACTACTGGTGAACCTCCGACAGCTTTTTTCTGTAATTCTGGATCGATCAAAATAGATTCAATATTTGAATACGCTGCAGATAAAATTGTACCGTTCAATCCACGTACTTTATAACTTATTTGTTGTGTTTGATTACCCCCTGGCCAAGTTATCTCATTATCAATAAAAGTATTTGTAAGCGAGGTGCATCTATCTACCCAATCACCATCCCCTGATTTTCTTTTAATTGGAAAGCCCGTGTTAAATTCATCTGATGACCATGTAAGTATTGGATGCTGTGTTCCGGGTTCGAAAGATATCTCTAAGTTATATGGAGAGGGAGGTTCGAAATAAATTGTCAGAGGGGAATTATTATAGTTCTTAATTTCCCACACGTTTAGTGTATCCCCTGATGAATATTCTGTCCAATCGGATGCGTTAGGACTATAAAACAACCTATTTGGTGTCCCAAATACAAATTTTATAAAAACATCTGGATTTTGATCTCCATAATGATTATCACGAGTATCATAATAAAAATACACATACGGACTTTTACTATACGGACTTTTACTAGTGGTCACCTTATAGAGTCCAAATGCTATTTCCGGTGTGTTTTCACCTGGTGGTATTGAATGTGAAAACCAACAATCCCACTTAGAAGGATCACTTGTATCGCTAATACCTGTCGTAATTAAACTACTAGATATTAAATTAGAATTACTGGTTATTGGGAAATAGCTTGTACTCTGTTTTTCCCAGGTGGTCTTTTGACTCGTTATTGTATAAGTTATCTGCTCATTTACGCCTACTCCAAAAGTTCCAACAAAAAGAGCTCCTTCGGTAACTAGCTCTTGTGAGAAAGAAATCTTGTACAAAGAAAAAATTAGAATTGCAATTAAAAAGTGTTTAATACCGCCTCCCAAAATAAATTGTTAAAATATTTATTGTCAACCAAGAGCAGTATTTTTTTCGATTCAAGATTTGGCTCTGTAAATCTCAGCAGCAGTTTTTATTAATCTCTACTACAAGTAATTGTAATACATTCGGCAAATAAAGTCAAGTACAAAAACTATTCAATCTCACTGACGAATTGAAAGATTCCACTCAATAAAAAAAAGATGCCATACGTCAGCTGACGGATGGCATCTTAATTTAGTTCTCTCGATACACGATTTCTTCGAAATCGTACTCGAGAACCATTGAATGTAGTTGTTTTTCGAGTGTCCACTAACTGGACTTGTGATTTAAATGGATATTAAAAAGATTCCATCCCGACTTGTCGGGATGGAATCTATATTTTATCTATACAAAATTACTTCAGCAGTATCATCTTCTTCAGCTCAGAAAAATTTCCGGCTTCTATCTTATATAAGTAAACACCGGATGAAACTTGTCT is a window encoding:
- a CDS encoding T9SS type A sorting domain-containing protein, whose translation is MPNNFINVITVDKDNNLWIGTDRGLVKFDGTTFTTFPDVTNPWSIISMKIDRFNNKWIGTFSHGLAIYNENGVTGVTSVDDESFSIHSYSLYQNYPNPFNPSTVISYELQKPSFVTLKVYDVLGREVQTLVNEFKQAGKHLVKFSAANNLSSGVYFYKLTAGKFSELKKMILLK
- a CDS encoding T9SS type A sorting domain-containing protein yields the protein MLGGGIKHFLIAILIFSLYKISFSQELVTEGALFVGTFGVGVNEQITYTITSQKTTWEKQSTSYFPITSNSNLISSSLITTGISDTSDPSKWDCWFSHSIPPGENTPEIAFGLYKVTTSKSPYSKSPYVYFYYDTRDNHYGDQNPDVFIKFVFGTPNRLFYSPNASDWTEYSSGDTLNVWEIKNYNNSPLTIYFEPPSPYNLEISFEPGTQHPILTWSSDEFNTGFPIKRKSGDGDWVDRCTSLTNTFIDNEITWPGGNQTQQISYKVRGLNGTILSAAYSNIESILIDPELQKKAVGGSPVVFTLNQNYPNPFGEATHSGNPTTFISYYLPIEGFVTINLYDFLGRKIKTLVNEFKLQGKYQIEFEASNLTSGVYFYKINVGDFYDIKKMIVIR